The following is a genomic window from Marinobacter sp. NP-4(2019).
CATTCCAGTCAATGATGATGCCCGCTGCCCGGGCAATGGCGATCCAATGGATGGTGTGGTTGGTGGAGCCACCGGTCACCAGCAGGGCAACGATTGCATTCACTATGCTCTTCTCGTCAACCATGTCGCCCAGGCCAAGCTCACCACCGTGGGGCTTGGACAGCTTGATGACCTGCTCCGTAGCGGCACGGGTAAGCTGGTCACGCAACGGTGTATTCGGATTAACAAAAGCCGCTCCTGGCAAATGCAGCCCCATCACTTCCACCAGAAGCTGATTGCTGTTGGCGGTTCCGTAAAAAGTGCAGGTTCCCGGGCTGTGATAGGACTTGCTCTCGGCTTCCAGCAGCTCGTCCTTACCCACCTTGCCTTCCGCGTACAGCTGGCGAATCCGCTGCTTCTCCTTGTTGGGTAGCCCCGAAGGCATCGGACCGGCAGGCACCAGAATGGTCGGCAGGTAGCCAAAGCTCAGGGAGCCGATCAGCAGCCCCGGCACAATCTTGTCACAAATACCCAACAACAACGTGGCATCAAACATATTGTGGCTCAGGGCCACCGCTGTACTCATCGCGATGGTGTCCCGGGAGAAGAGACTCAACTCCATACCCGGCTGCCCCTGGGTCACCCCGTCACACATGGCGGGAGTCCCGCCGGCAACCTGGGCAACCGACCCCATCCCTCGAGCCGCTTCACGAATCGCATCCGGGAACTTTTCATAGGGTTGATGGGCCGAAAGCATATCGTTGTAGGCGGAAACGATTGCCACATTCGCCTTGTTCATGAACTTCAGGGTGTCCTTGTCCCCCTGATTACACGCGGCGAAACCGTGGGCCAGGTTACCGCAGGAGAGTGAGCTCCGGTGTGGCGACTGGGCTTTGAGTTCGTTCATGCGGCTGAGGTAGTCCTGCCGGCTGGCACGGCTGCGCTCAATGATTCTCTGTGTCACCTTGTCAACGGTCGGATGCATGGCGGGCTCCATAGCAAATATTATTAATGACGTCATTTTTAGACGTAATTTTACTTTCTTTTTTTGGTGATTTCACCCATTAATCGTTCATTTCTTCTCTTTTTGTTGTTATATTTACTACATCGGAATCGTAAATTGGTCGAAAAACAACCACAAGAGGAGTCAGAAAATGACTATTCGCATAGCGATCAACGGTTTTGGCCGCATAGGACGCAATGTCCTTCGCGCCCTTTATGAAAACAACTACCGGAATCAGATTCAGGTCGTCGCCATTAACGATCTTGGCGATGCTGAAACCAATGCCCATCTGCTCAAGT
Proteins encoded in this region:
- the edd gene encoding phosphogluconate dehydratase, with product MHPTVDKVTQRIIERSRASRQDYLSRMNELKAQSPHRSSLSCGNLAHGFAACNQGDKDTLKFMNKANVAIVSAYNDMLSAHQPYEKFPDAIREAARGMGSVAQVAGGTPAMCDGVTQGQPGMELSLFSRDTIAMSTAVALSHNMFDATLLLGICDKIVPGLLIGSLSFGYLPTILVPAGPMPSGLPNKEKQRIRQLYAEGKVGKDELLEAESKSYHSPGTCTFYGTANSNQLLVEVMGLHLPGAAFVNPNTPLRDQLTRAATEQVIKLSKPHGGELGLGDMVDEKSIVNAIVALLVTGGSTNHTIHWIAIARAAGIIIDWNDYAELSSVVPSMTRIYPNGQEDVNAFHEAGGTPFLIRELLDAGYLHNDVETVVGHGLERYTQMPDLEGDKLVWRPAPEKSLLPDVLSSATEPFAPDGGLRVLDGNLGRGVIKVSAVAREHRTVEAPAVVFNDQNELKAAFEAGDLDKDCVVVVRFQGPKSNGMPELHKLTPYLGVLQDRGFKVGLVTDGRMSGASGKVPAAIHVYPEALDGGPLSRVKNGDLVCLDAERGRLSIEVDQQEFAARESVKADLTGYHHGYGRELFGWMRRAASNPEEGASFFWNHEA